The genomic stretch CAGCCTTTGCCTTGGTAGCGGTGCTTTCCGGTAGCTTGAAGCGAAGTTCGGTTTTAGTGCTGTTGGTTATTTTTGCCCTGGCCTCACCGATGGGGGTGCTAGTTTCAGATATAGCCTTTTCGCAGCAGTTCCTGGCAGCAGAGGCGATGGATGTGTTATTTGGCTTGGTAGCCGGAGGGTTTTTACACATTTCGACGACCATATTCTTTGAAAGTAGCCCTCACCATAAGTTTCATCTTACACGGTTGTTAGTGAGTTTATTCGCAGCAGCCCTCGCCATCGCTTCGGAATATTTGATTTGATATTATTTGGCTGGATTAAATAGAGGCTGTTTCGTAAATAAATAGGTTCTATATGATTTACGGTGGGCAACTTTTTACTTTGTTTGACCTGAGCTCGATTTTAAATACCGCCACTGCGAGCTTGTCTGGTGCCAAACAGGCTTGTCTGGTGCCAAACAGGCTTGTCTGGTGCCAAACAGGCCTGTCTGAAGCCAAAGGCAGGCTTGTCTGGTGCCAAACAGGCTTGTCTGGTGCCAAAGGCAGGCGTGTCTGAAGCCAAACAGGGCGTCGGATAGGATTTGCAGGAAGGAGCAGAGGCGAACTGCCACGCCCTTTCCCTACGCACTATCCATTACAAAAGGGCCTGCCTGGTGCTTGACGGCTCGTAACGTAGGAAAAACCGTCATCGCGAACGGAGTGAAGCGATCTCGTATCTGAAAACGAGATTGCCGCCTCGCAAGCTCCTCGCAATAGCCTGTCCCGATACTTTCGGGGACGTTATAACCGTTTTTAATCAAATGATATTAATCGAGTTATAATGCTTTCGATCCTTAGCGCCCTAAAGGATTTGGACTAAACCTGTCCAGCCCTTTCTAACAAAAAAATCAGCACAAATCTTAATAATCAGCACCATCTGCGTTCTATCCGAACCAGCCACAATCCCCCAACTTTTCCACTTCTTCCAAAGCCTTAGCATCTTGTGGCTAAACTAATTAACTACCAAAGTGGACAACTTGGTTCTTGAGAATGGATTTTTCTTGTGGTCTTAGTCATGTTATGATTGTCATTTTGTTTAATAAATATAAAAATACATTAGACAAAAGTTTGTTTATTGTTTAAATAAAATTAATTTTGATTAAACAAAAAGGTGAAATATGACAACTTTAGAATTCAGTTATTCGATAAATGAGCATTCTAAGTCATTAAAGCCATTTGCGCTTCGGCTTACCAAAGACGCTGATGATGCCAATGATTTGCTGCAAGAAACCATGCTAAAAGCATATACGAACCGGGACAAGTTTTCGGATGGCACCAACCTTCGGGCATGGTTATACACCATTATGAAAAACACATTTTTTACACGTTACCAGCGGATGATGAGGAGAGCCACTTTTGTGGATACTACCGATAATCTTCACTATATTAATTCAGGGGATATCTCCATAGAAAACCGGGCGCAAAGCAAATTTGCGATGGATGACATTAATTTTTGTATCAATCATCTTAATGCAGATTATAGAACGCCCTTTATGATGTATTTCAAAGGGTTTAAATACCAAGAGATAGCAGAAGACCTCAATTTGCCGATAGGTACCGTGAAAAACAGGATACACCTGGCCAGGAAGATTTTAAAAGATAACCTAAAAGTCTATAAGACGAATTAAATGGGTAAAGAAGAGGCGATCGTCATTGGAGCTGGTTTTGCGGGTATAGCAGCAGCCACCACCTTGGCCCATCAAGGCTTTAGGGTCACTGTGCTGGAAAAAAACGACAGTGCAGGAGGAAGGGCACGCAAATTCAGTTCTGCTGGCTTTACTTTTGATATGGGGCCTAGTTGGTATTGGATGCCGGATATTTTTGAAAAATATTTTGCCCGTTTTGGTAAACACCCCAGTGACTATTATAATTTGGTACGTTTGGATCCCTCTTATAAGGTTGTTTTTGGTGAAAATGACGAATTGTTGATGCCTGCCAATTACGAAGCACTTCAGGCACTTTTTGAATCGTTGGAGCCAGGGGCGGGAGAGCGTTTGCAGGTGTTTTTGGACCAGGCAGCGAGGAAATATAAAGTGGGCATTCAAGATTGGGTATACAAGCCTTGTCAGAGTGTTTGGGAATTTGCCCAACCCGGAATATTCAATGACTTTATCAGGTTAGACCTGTTCCAGTCGATGCAAAAGCATGTTCGCAGTTTTTTTAAACATGAAAAGCTGGTACAGATCATGGAATTCCCAGTGCTGTTTTTGGGACAGACTGCCAAAAAAATTCCAGCCCTTTATAGCATGATGAACTATGCGGATTTGGTGCTGGGTACTTGGTATCCAATGGGAGGAATGCATGAAATCATCAAAGCCATGGTCATTCTTGCTGAGGAAAAAGGGGTACGCTTTGAATATAATGCTGATGTTTCCCACATCAATATCTTAAATGGGATGGCCACCTCTGTAGTATTAAAAGATGATCGGAAGTTTTATGCTGACGTGATTATTGCAGGGGCAGATTATCACCACGTGGAGACAAAGCTTCTGCCACCAGGAGCTAGCAATTATTCGGAAGGTTATTGGGATAAGCGAACTCTTGCCCCTTCGAGTTTGATCTTTTACCTGGGGGTGGATGACCGGATAGACCATTTACAGCATCATAATTTGTTTTTCGACGAACCTTTGGCTCCTCACGCATCAGCTATTTATGATAAGCCTGATTGGCCAGAGAAGCCATTATTCTATGTTTGTTGTCCTTCCAAAACTGACCCTTCCGTGGCACCAGCAGGTAAGGAAAACCTCTTTATCCTGATTCCGCTGGCGCCTGACCTGGAGGACACCGAAGAAAAAAGGGAGGCCTATTATAACCTGGTCATGAAGAGGCTCGAAAATCATACTGGGCAGGCTATTCGCGAAAAAGTTTGCTACAAGCGCTCTTACGCCCACAGGGATTTTATCAATGACTATAATGCTTTTAAGGGAAATGCATATGGATTGGCCAATACCCTTGGGCAGACGGCGATGCTCAAACCTAAAATACGAAATAAAAAGGTCAGCAACCTTTTCTATACAGGACAGCTTACCGTTCCTGGTCCCGGTGTGCCACCTTCCCTGATATCGGGTCAGGTGGTGGCCGATGAAGTTACCAAAGCGTATCTATCCACATCACTTCAACATTGACATATGAATGCACTAAATCTATATCATCAGACCACGATGGAATGCAGTAAGCTGATTACCCAACGCTACAGCACTTCTTTCAGTTTGGGAATCAGGACTATGGATGTGAAATTTCACAAGCCGATTTATGGTATTTACGGCTTTGTGCGTTTCGCTGATGAGATCGTAGATACCTTCCATCACCAGGACAAGGAATTTCTGCTTCACAAATTCAGGCAGGATACTTATGAGGCCATAAAATTGGAGTTTTCCCTCAATCCGGTGCTTCATGCCTTTCAGATGGTAGTGCATATGTATGGCATCACAGTAGATTTAATAGATGCTTTTTTGGATAGTATGGCTATGGATCTGGATTTTAGCACCTATAGCGATAGCAAGTACAAGGAGTATATTTATGGATCGGCAGAAGTGGTGGGACTGATGTGTCTAAAGGTGTTCTGTGAAGGTGATCAGGAGACCTATGAAAAGCTTAAGGCACCCGCATGTAAATTGGGCTCAGCATTTCAAAAAGTGAATTTTCTTCGGGACATTAAAAGTGATTATGAAGAAAGGGGAAGGGTATATTTTCCTGGAGTGGATTATTTGACTTTTGACCAGAAGACTAAGCAGGCAATAGAAAGGGATATTCAGAAAGATTTTGATGAAGCTTGCATTGGCATTACGCAATTGCCTTCCGGGGCAAAGATGGGTGTGAAAATTGCCTACCTATATTACCATAATCTTTTCACGAAAATAAAACGACTAAAACCCCAGACCATTACCGCCAAAAGAGTACGGATTCCCAATATCAAAAAGCTTTCAATGCTGATGGGTATGTATTTCGGGACGAAGCTGGGATTTGAGTAGCCA from Echinicola soli encodes the following:
- a CDS encoding phytoene desaturase family protein, which translates into the protein MGKEEAIVIGAGFAGIAAATTLAHQGFRVTVLEKNDSAGGRARKFSSAGFTFDMGPSWYWMPDIFEKYFARFGKHPSDYYNLVRLDPSYKVVFGENDELLMPANYEALQALFESLEPGAGERLQVFLDQAARKYKVGIQDWVYKPCQSVWEFAQPGIFNDFIRLDLFQSMQKHVRSFFKHEKLVQIMEFPVLFLGQTAKKIPALYSMMNYADLVLGTWYPMGGMHEIIKAMVILAEEKGVRFEYNADVSHINILNGMATSVVLKDDRKFYADVIIAGADYHHVETKLLPPGASNYSEGYWDKRTLAPSSLIFYLGVDDRIDHLQHHNLFFDEPLAPHASAIYDKPDWPEKPLFYVCCPSKTDPSVAPAGKENLFILIPLAPDLEDTEEKREAYYNLVMKRLENHTGQAIREKVCYKRSYAHRDFINDYNAFKGNAYGLANTLGQTAMLKPKIRNKKVSNLFYTGQLTVPGPGVPPSLISGQVVADEVTKAYLSTSLQH
- a CDS encoding phytoene/squalene synthase family protein, which encodes MNALNLYHQTTMECSKLITQRYSTSFSLGIRTMDVKFHKPIYGIYGFVRFADEIVDTFHHQDKEFLLHKFRQDTYEAIKLEFSLNPVLHAFQMVVHMYGITVDLIDAFLDSMAMDLDFSTYSDSKYKEYIYGSAEVVGLMCLKVFCEGDQETYEKLKAPACKLGSAFQKVNFLRDIKSDYEERGRVYFPGVDYLTFDQKTKQAIERDIQKDFDEACIGITQLPSGAKMGVKIAYLYYHNLFTKIKRLKPQTITAKRVRIPNIKKLSMLMGMYFGTKLGFE
- a CDS encoding RNA polymerase sigma factor, with product MTTLEFSYSINEHSKSLKPFALRLTKDADDANDLLQETMLKAYTNRDKFSDGTNLRAWLYTIMKNTFFTRYQRMMRRATFVDTTDNLHYINSGDISIENRAQSKFAMDDINFCINHLNADYRTPFMMYFKGFKYQEIAEDLNLPIGTVKNRIHLARKILKDNLKVYKTN